From a single Streptomyces misionensis genomic region:
- a CDS encoding IclR family transcriptional regulator, with amino-acid sequence MAGNAASRGRSVTSRALAILGAFDERHRQLGLTDLAARAGLPAATAHRLVADLVAWGALSRTESGKYVVGRRLWDIGLLAPVHTGLGQIASPYLHDLYGATRATVHLAVRDGRWALYVDRLSGHASVPVVSAIGSRLPLHATGVGKVLLAYAPAGVQGQVLDDLPRMTPYTVTQPGRLLRQLEKVREDDFATTGEEMTLGACSVAVPIRAGGDVVAALGVVLPQLKPDRGRLVGALRVAARGIGRSIPGPVAG; translated from the coding sequence ATGGCCGGCAACGCCGCGAGCCGCGGGCGCTCCGTGACCAGCCGCGCCCTGGCGATCCTCGGCGCCTTCGACGAGCGGCACCGTCAGCTCGGCCTCACCGATCTCGCGGCCCGGGCCGGCCTTCCCGCCGCGACGGCGCACCGGCTGGTCGCCGATCTCGTCGCCTGGGGGGCGCTGAGCCGCACCGAGTCGGGCAAGTACGTCGTCGGACGCCGACTGTGGGACATCGGCCTGCTCGCGCCCGTGCACACGGGGCTGGGGCAGATCGCCTCGCCGTACCTCCACGACCTGTACGGTGCGACCCGGGCCACCGTCCACCTCGCGGTGCGCGACGGCCGGTGGGCGCTGTACGTCGACCGGCTCTCCGGGCACGCCTCGGTGCCGGTGGTCAGCGCGATCGGATCACGGCTGCCGCTGCACGCGACGGGGGTCGGCAAGGTGCTGCTCGCGTACGCGCCGGCCGGTGTCCAGGGCCAGGTGCTCGACGACCTGCCGCGGATGACGCCGTACACGGTGACCCAGCCGGGCCGGTTGCTCCGCCAGCTGGAGAAGGTGCGCGAGGACGACTTCGCCACGACGGGGGAGGAGATGACTCTGGGCGCGTGCTCGGTGGCCGTGCCGATCCGGGCCGGCGGTGACGTGGTGGCCGCACTCGGCGTCGTGCTTCCCCAACTCAAGCCTGACCGGGGGCGGTTGGTCGGCGCCCTGCGCGTGGCGGCGCGGGGCATCGGGCGCAGTATCCCCGGACCGGTGGCCGGCTGA
- a CDS encoding 4-hydroxybenzoate 3-monooxygenase: MTSSRIRSRTQIGIVGAGPAGLMLSHLLARAGIDSVVVDLRSRREIEQTHRAGILEQDSVDLLVGTGVSARVHRDGYRHDGIELAFGGGSHRIDFQQLVGASTQLYPQTDVFVDLADARERDGGDVRFGVTDVSVDDIVSDSPVLRFTDADGTGHEVRADFLVGADGSRSLCRREVPEAARTQYFRAYPFAWFGILTEAPPSAPELIYNHSPRGFALISQRTETLQRMYFQCDPAEDAAAWSDDRIWDELQSRVGANGHRLKEGPITSKTVLPFRSFVQEPMHHGRLVLAGDAAHTVPPTGAKGLNLALADVRVLAQELERAVARGDTAPLTSYSERALRRVWKAQHFSYWMTTMLHTLPEATPFDVRRQEGELAAVTGSTAGSTYLAEAYTGWPQGR; encoded by the coding sequence ATGACCTCGTCACGCATCCGAAGCCGCACGCAGATCGGCATCGTCGGAGCCGGCCCTGCCGGACTCATGCTCTCCCACCTGCTGGCCCGCGCCGGGATCGACTCGGTCGTGGTCGATCTGCGCAGCCGCCGGGAGATCGAACAGACCCACCGTGCCGGAATCCTCGAACAGGACTCCGTCGACCTCCTGGTCGGAACCGGCGTCTCCGCACGGGTGCACCGGGACGGTTACCGCCACGACGGCATCGAACTGGCCTTCGGCGGAGGCAGCCACCGCATCGACTTCCAGCAGCTGGTCGGCGCCTCGACCCAGCTCTACCCCCAGACGGACGTCTTCGTCGACCTCGCCGACGCCCGGGAGCGCGACGGCGGCGACGTCCGGTTCGGCGTCACCGACGTGTCGGTCGACGACATCGTCTCCGACTCACCCGTCCTGCGCTTCACCGACGCCGACGGCACCGGCCACGAGGTCCGCGCCGACTTCCTCGTGGGCGCCGACGGATCACGAAGCCTGTGCCGCCGCGAGGTACCGGAAGCGGCACGCACCCAGTACTTCCGCGCATACCCCTTCGCCTGGTTCGGGATCCTCACCGAGGCACCGCCCAGCGCACCGGAGCTGATCTACAACCACTCCCCGAGAGGCTTCGCGCTGATCAGCCAGCGCACCGAGACCCTCCAGCGGATGTACTTCCAGTGCGACCCCGCGGAGGACGCCGCCGCCTGGTCCGACGACCGGATCTGGGACGAGCTCCAGTCGCGGGTCGGGGCCAACGGCCACCGGCTCAAGGAAGGGCCGATCACCTCCAAGACCGTCCTCCCCTTCCGCAGTTTCGTCCAGGAGCCGATGCACCACGGGCGGCTGGTGCTGGCCGGCGATGCCGCGCACACGGTGCCGCCGACCGGCGCCAAGGGCCTCAACCTGGCACTCGCCGACGTGCGCGTGTTGGCCCAGGAACTCGAGAGGGCGGTCGCCCGCGGCGACACCGCCCCGCTCACCTCCTACAGCGAGCGGGCACTGCGCCGGGTCTGGAAGGCCCAGCACTTCTCCTACTGGATGACCACCATGCTGCACACGCTGCCGGAGGCCACCCCGTTCGACGTCCGGCGCCAGGAGGGGGAGCTGGCCGCGGTGACCGGTTCCACCGCGGGGTCGACCTACCTCGCCGAGGCGTACACCGGCTGGCCGCAAGGGCGGTGA
- a CDS encoding MFS transporter, translating to MSSEVINSSAPPAPSAHAGGPRGRRDNPWLTLVAVAFGLFMVGLDGSVVSIANPEIGRDLNASTADLQWVTNAYLLALAATLILGGKLGDRFGRRTFYLIGVAGFTLASVAIGLSGSIEGVIVFRAFQGFFGALLMPNTLGMLRAVFPPSKFGMAVGIWAMVSSVSTALGPIVGGLLVEHVNWESVFYINAPVGVIALVFSIAVLPQSRNTAAARERFDFPGVVLLALGLLAVVFGVVKGETWGWTSAGTLGAMGAGVVVLLLFGWYETRVAHPLLPMRLFRNPALTIGTVITALNFFVLLGVIFFVMLYLQNVRGFTPVEAGVRTLPLSLASVVASPLGAALTERFGPRLTMPLGMALQAVACFAMLGWGAHSSYGAMWPPFIALGLGVGMVMASSSDAIVGNAPVRDGGVAGGLQATALQVGGALGTSVLVSLISSRVGSTLTGELTSSGLHADAAGRLSEGAKDAVAMGVAPVSGDMPASIRSAVVEGSHQAFMNGVHSAVLVSGVLCVLGALLAVTGVRRNPGAACH from the coding sequence ATGTCCTCGGAAGTCATCAACTCCTCGGCTCCACCTGCCCCTTCGGCACACGCGGGCGGACCGCGCGGCCGTCGGGACAACCCCTGGCTGACCCTCGTCGCCGTCGCCTTCGGGCTGTTCATGGTCGGTCTGGACGGTTCCGTCGTCTCGATCGCCAATCCGGAGATCGGCCGCGACCTGAACGCCTCCACCGCCGACCTCCAATGGGTCACCAACGCCTACCTGCTCGCCCTCGCCGCGACCCTCATCCTGGGCGGCAAGCTCGGCGACCGCTTCGGCCGCCGCACCTTCTACCTGATCGGTGTCGCCGGCTTCACCCTCGCCTCCGTCGCCATCGGTCTGTCGGGGTCCATCGAAGGCGTCATCGTCTTCCGCGCCTTCCAGGGGTTCTTCGGGGCGCTGCTGATGCCCAACACCCTCGGCATGCTGCGCGCCGTCTTCCCGCCGAGCAAGTTCGGCATGGCCGTGGGGATCTGGGCCATGGTGTCGTCGGTCTCCACGGCGCTCGGTCCGATCGTGGGCGGTCTGCTCGTCGAGCACGTCAACTGGGAATCCGTGTTCTACATCAACGCCCCCGTCGGTGTGATCGCGCTCGTCTTCAGCATCGCGGTGCTGCCGCAGAGCAGGAACACGGCAGCGGCGCGGGAGAGGTTCGACTTCCCGGGGGTCGTCCTGCTCGCGCTCGGTCTGCTCGCCGTCGTCTTCGGTGTCGTCAAGGGCGAGACCTGGGGCTGGACCTCCGCCGGCACTCTGGGCGCCATGGGCGCGGGGGTCGTGGTCCTGCTGCTCTTCGGCTGGTACGAGACCCGCGTGGCGCACCCGCTGCTGCCCATGCGTCTCTTCCGCAATCCCGCGCTGACCATCGGCACCGTCATCACCGCCCTGAACTTCTTCGTCCTGCTCGGCGTGATCTTCTTCGTGATGCTGTACCTGCAGAACGTGCGGGGGTTCACTCCGGTCGAGGCCGGTGTCCGTACCCTGCCGCTCAGTCTCGCCTCGGTGGTCGCCTCCCCGCTGGGCGCGGCGCTCACCGAGAGGTTCGGCCCACGCCTCACGATGCCGCTCGGCATGGCGCTCCAGGCCGTTGCCTGCTTCGCGATGCTCGGCTGGGGGGCGCACTCCTCGTACGGCGCGATGTGGCCCCCGTTCATCGCTCTGGGCCTCGGCGTCGGCATGGTGATGGCGTCCTCCTCCGATGCCATCGTCGGCAACGCGCCGGTGAGGGACGGCGGCGTCGCGGGCGGTCTCCAGGCCACCGCTCTGCAGGTCGGCGGCGCGCTCGGCACGTCCGTCCTGGTCTCCCTCATCAGCAGTCGGGTCGGCTCGACCCTGACCGGGGAGCTGACCTCCTCCGGCCTGCACGCCGACGCGGCCGGCCGCTTGTCCGAGGGTGCGAAGGACGCGGTGGCCATGGGCGTCGCTCCGGTCTCGGGCGACATGCCCGCCTCGATCAGGTCGGCGGTCGTCGAGGGCAGCCACCAGGCGTTCATGAACGGCGTCCACAGCGCCGTGCTGGTCTCCGGCGTCCTGTGCGTGCTCGGCGCTCTGCTCGCCGTCACGGGCGTGCGACGCAACCCCGGGGCGGCCTGTCACTGA
- a CDS encoding MarR family winged helix-turn-helix transcriptional regulator has protein sequence MPETSASAQDIDHVAAGLVACLPALARALERRVDLEFPHPKPPEAQLALLRHVEANDGVTVRRAAAALLMKPNNVSALVTQLSEQGLLERRQDPQDKRIAHLHLTVTSRQQISEVRHLMSDQVAQALRTMTDGELDALGSALSSLQELNKRLHPAVD, from the coding sequence GTGCCCGAGACCAGCGCGTCCGCCCAGGACATCGACCACGTAGCCGCCGGGCTCGTGGCATGCCTGCCCGCGCTGGCCCGCGCCTTGGAGCGCCGGGTCGATCTGGAGTTTCCGCACCCCAAGCCGCCGGAGGCGCAGCTCGCGCTGCTGCGTCATGTCGAGGCCAACGACGGCGTCACCGTTCGCCGAGCGGCAGCGGCTCTGCTGATGAAGCCGAACAATGTCAGCGCCCTGGTGACGCAGTTGAGCGAACAGGGACTGCTGGAGCGTCGGCAGGACCCGCAGGACAAGCGCATCGCGCATCTGCACCTCACCGTGACCTCCCGTCAGCAGATCAGCGAGGTTCGGCACCTCATGAGCGACCAGGTCGCCCAGGCGCTGCGCACCATGACCGACGGCGAACTCGACGCCCTCGGCTCGGCGCTGTCCTCTCTGCAGGAGCTGAACAAGCGCCTTCACCCCGCCGTCGACTGA